In Flavobacteriales bacterium, the following are encoded in one genomic region:
- the metX gene encoding homoserine O-acetyltransferase, which translates to MNLVQKYIHNQPFPLESGAILPRVEIAYHTYGKLNAAGDNVIWVCHALTANSDVADWWSGLFGEGKPFDPSKYFIVCANILGSCYGSSSLLTENPETGKSYFASFPMVTIRDMVKAHQLLQTHLGVKQIALGMGGSMGGYQLMEWAISDQTLFRNLCLLVTSSKASAWEIAIHEAQRLAIEADQTWKDETANAGSNGLKAARGIGMLTYRNYEAFKQTQEDNEEKLEDFRASSYIRYQGEKLVKRFNAQSYYLLTKAMDSHHLGRGRNSLEDALNQISSKTLVIGVDTDILCPVSEQEFITKHIPNARLEIISSPFGHDGFLVETEKVHSLLANFLSSSD; encoded by the coding sequence ATGAATCTTGTCCAAAAGTACATTCATAACCAACCATTTCCACTTGAAAGCGGTGCGATTCTGCCTCGTGTGGAAATTGCCTACCACACTTACGGGAAGCTCAATGCCGCTGGCGATAACGTCATTTGGGTGTGTCATGCACTCACCGCTAATTCGGATGTTGCCGATTGGTGGAGCGGACTTTTTGGTGAAGGAAAACCGTTCGACCCAAGCAAGTATTTCATTGTTTGTGCGAATATTCTCGGTTCGTGCTATGGAAGTTCTAGTCTGTTGACCGAAAATCCCGAAACGGGGAAATCCTATTTCGCTTCGTTTCCAATGGTCACAATTCGTGATATGGTGAAGGCACATCAACTGCTCCAAACACACTTGGGAGTCAAGCAGATCGCACTAGGAATGGGTGGCAGCATGGGCGGTTATCAGTTGATGGAATGGGCCATTTCGGACCAAACTCTGTTCAGGAATCTCTGTTTGTTGGTTACAAGTTCCAAAGCTTCTGCTTGGGAAATTGCTATACACGAAGCACAACGTTTGGCCATTGAGGCCGACCAGACCTGGAAAGATGAAACGGCCAATGCAGGTTCAAACGGACTAAAAGCTGCTCGTGGCATTGGCATGCTCACCTACCGTAATTACGAAGCCTTCAAACAAACGCAGGAAGACAACGAAGAGAAGCTGGAGGATTTTCGAGCGTCATCCTACATCCGTTATCAAGGTGAAAAATTGGTGAAGCGATTCAATGCACAGAGCTATTATCTGCTTACCAAAGCCATGGACAGCCACCATTTGGGACGTGGCAGAAATTCTTTGGAAGATGCGCTGAATCAGATTTCATCAAAGACACTCGTTATCGGTGTAGATACAGACATTCTCTGTCCCGTTTCCGAACAAGAATTCATCACAAAGCATATTCCAAATGCACGCTTGGAAATCATTTCATCACCATTTGGACATGATGGTTTTTTGGTAGAAACGGAGAAGGTTCATAGTCTGCTTGCCAACTTTTTGAGTTCCTCAGATTAA
- a CDS encoding nitrite reductase produces the protein MQSFRTELENPVVEKDILDLEKKIRLFKEGKIDEEKFRSLRLARGVYGQRQQGVQMIRIKIPYGRMTAEQLIKIADISDEYASSTLHATTRQDIQIHYVSLDRTPQLWHELEQSKITLREACGNTVRNITSSEKAGIDPEEPFDVSPYAQQMFEYFLRNPICQEMGRKFKIAFASSAKDTSFTLIHDLGFIPILKGEKRGFKVMIGGGLGSQPHLALVAFEFLEEEKIIPFTEAVLRIFDRYGERNRRNKARLKYLLQDVGLEDLMKQIEGEYPALKNQEVWVDRNAVETAEPPKLGTVLTTRIKDREHYDNWLATNVFNQKQDGFYGVFVRVPLGNISSDTARAFAKVVKAFAADDIRMTINQGYLLRYVTQEALSPLYEGLNALGLAEPGFDSVADITACPGTDTCNLGISNSTGTALELEKVIRSEFPELIHNRNIKIKISGCMNSCGQHGIANIGFHGSSMKHDGKVVPAMQVLLGGGTLGNGNGTVADKVIKIPSKRTPELLRVLLNDYAENALDGEYFNDYYLRLETNYFYNLFKPLAELESLNDSDYFDWGKEELYKPEIGLGECAGVVIDLVQTLFYDADEKLEWAAEALKQSRFADGIYHTYTAFVNGAKGLLLGENVRCNTQAGIITDFDKTFVETGKLQFETTFTELVLKMRSNKATEEFAKSYFAQAESFLKTIKSFREEQLKSN, from the coding sequence ATGCAAAGTTTTAGAACAGAATTAGAAAATCCAGTTGTCGAAAAGGACATTCTCGACCTAGAGAAAAAAATCCGCCTTTTTAAAGAAGGCAAGATTGACGAGGAGAAATTCCGCAGCCTGCGCTTGGCGCGAGGCGTTTACGGCCAGCGGCAGCAAGGTGTGCAGATGATCCGCATCAAAATTCCTTATGGAAGAATGACTGCCGAGCAGCTGATTAAAATTGCGGACATTTCTGACGAGTACGCCAGCAGCACGCTGCACGCTACCACGCGACAGGACATTCAGATCCATTATGTGAGTCTGGATAGAACGCCTCAGTTGTGGCACGAGTTGGAGCAATCCAAGATCACGCTTCGCGAAGCTTGCGGAAACACGGTTCGGAACATCACTTCTTCGGAAAAGGCCGGAATCGACCCCGAAGAACCCTTCGATGTTTCGCCTTACGCACAGCAGATGTTCGAGTATTTCCTGCGCAATCCTATCTGTCAGGAAATGGGGCGGAAGTTCAAAATTGCATTCGCTTCAAGCGCTAAGGACACGTCTTTCACACTCATCCACGACCTCGGTTTCATTCCCATTCTGAAAGGTGAAAAACGTGGTTTCAAAGTGATGATCGGTGGCGGATTGGGCTCTCAGCCGCATTTGGCGTTGGTCGCTTTTGAGTTCCTCGAAGAAGAGAAAATCATCCCATTCACAGAAGCTGTTCTGCGCATTTTTGATCGTTACGGAGAGCGGAACCGCAGGAATAAGGCACGCCTTAAATATCTGCTTCAAGATGTTGGCTTGGAGGATTTGATGAAGCAGATTGAGGGCGAATATCCTGCACTGAAAAACCAAGAAGTTTGGGTTGATAGGAATGCAGTCGAGACTGCCGAGCCACCAAAACTGGGAACGGTTCTCACCACTCGCATCAAAGACCGCGAACATTATGACAATTGGTTGGCGACCAACGTTTTCAATCAAAAACAAGATGGATTCTACGGGGTTTTCGTGCGTGTTCCACTAGGCAATATTTCTTCGGATACAGCAAGAGCGTTTGCTAAAGTGGTGAAGGCGTTTGCCGCTGATGATATCCGCATGACCATTAATCAAGGTTACTTGTTACGTTACGTGACGCAGGAAGCGCTTTCGCCTCTGTACGAAGGATTGAACGCGCTCGGATTAGCTGAACCCGGCTTCGATAGCGTGGCTGACATCACAGCTTGTCCTGGAACAGATACATGCAACCTCGGAATATCAAATAGCACTGGAACAGCCTTGGAATTGGAGAAAGTTATCCGTTCAGAATTCCCCGAACTGATTCACAATCGCAACATCAAGATAAAGATCAGCGGTTGTATGAATTCCTGCGGTCAGCACGGTATTGCCAACATCGGTTTTCACGGAAGTTCGATGAAACATGATGGAAAAGTTGTTCCCGCGATGCAAGTGTTACTTGGTGGCGGAACGCTCGGAAACGGCAATGGAACTGTGGCGGATAAAGTCATCAAGATTCCATCAAAACGAACTCCTGAATTGCTTCGCGTGCTGCTCAATGATTACGCTGAAAATGCGCTGGACGGTGAGTATTTCAACGATTATTACCTGCGTTTAGAAACCAATTATTTCTACAATCTTTTCAAGCCTTTGGCGGAGTTGGAGAGCTTGAATGACAGCGATTATTTCGATTGGGGAAAGGAAGAATTATACAAACCAGAAATCGGTTTGGGAGAATGCGCTGGCGTGGTGATCGACCTCGTACAAACCCTGTTTTACGATGCGGATGAAAAGCTCGAATGGGCTGCTGAAGCATTAAAGCAAAGCCGATTCGCGGATGGCATTTACCATACGTACACAGCATTTGTGAATGGCGCGAAAGGCCTGTTGCTAGGTGAGAATGTCCGTTGTAACACGCAGGCAGGTATCATCACAGATTTTGACAAAACGTTTGTGGAAACAGGCAAGCTTCAGTTTGAGACAACTTTCACCGAGTTGGTGCTGAAAATGCGTTCGAACAAGGCAACGGAGGAGTTCGCAAAAAGCTATTTCGCACAAGCGGAAAGTTTCCTAAAAACCATCAAATCATTCAGAGAAGAACAACTAAAATCAAACTAA